One genomic window of Osmia bicornis bicornis chromosome 3, iOsmBic2.1, whole genome shotgun sequence includes the following:
- the LOC114876731 gene encoding glutamate receptor ionotropic, kainate 2 isoform X1, with protein MALLFAIIVILVTTVMSLPPVIRIGAIFTEDQKDSPSELAFKYAIYKINKDKTLLANTTLVYDIQYVPKDDSFRTSKKACKQLSRSVQGIFGPSDPLLGAHIQSICEALDVPHLEARVDFEPTFKEFSINLYPSQDHLNKAFKDLMSFLNWTRVAIIYEEDYGLFKLQDLVKSPPSTRTEMYIRQAGPGSYRQVLREVRHKEIYKLIVDTDPAHMQQFFRAILQLQMNDYRYHYMFTTFDIETFDLEDFKYNSVNMTAFRLVDLEEPKVAEVLRQMERFQVGFQPIGHAILNKTGVIQAEPALVYDSVQVFAHGLAALDRSHELRLANLSCEKEKPWDDGLSLYNYINAAGLHGLTGHIEFNEGKRNNFKLDLLKLKKEELVKVGEWKPGSGVNVTDVGAFYETTATNITLVVMTREEKPYVMVKEDKNLTGNARFEGFCIDLLKWIAGQVGFQYAIRVVPDHMYGVYDPETKEWNGIVRELMEKRADLAVASMTINYARESVIDFTKPFMNLGIGILFKVPSSQPTRLFSFMNPLAVEIWLYVLAAYMLVSFTLFVMARFSPYEWNNPHPCLAESDVVENQFNVSNSFWFITGTFLRQGSGLNPKATSTRIVGGIWWFFTLIIISSYTANLAAFLTVERMITPIENAADLAEQTEIAYGTLEGGSTMTFFRDSKIGIYQKMWRFMESKSPSVFVKSYEDGVKRVLEGDYAFLMESTMLDYAVQRDCNLTQIGGLLDSKGYGIATPKGSPWRDKISLAILELQEKGVIQILYDKWWKNTGDVCNRDEKSKESKANALGVENIGGVFVVLLCGLALAILVAILEFCWNSKRNTQSDRSLCAEMASELRFAVRCGSRQRPAAKTRNSDAAVPCGRCSPRASRRRTRYCSTGHEETTYIPSIEIPRLNGQEGGALSMTEMKKSLSFDQVGAGRGGNT; from the exons CTTGCAAGCAGCTGTCCAGATCGGTCCAAGGGATCTTCGGCCCGTCTGATCCTCTTCTGGGCGCTCACATACAAAGTATATGCGAAGCTCTGGACGTGCCGCACTTAGAAGCCAGGGTCGACTTCGAGCCGACGTTCAAGGAGTTCAGTATAAACCTCTATCCCTCGCAGGACCACTTGAATAAAGCTTTCAAGGATCTGATGTCCTTCTTAAACTGGACCCGAGTGGCAATTATCTACGAGGAGGATTACG GATTATTTAAGCTGCAGGATCTCGTTAAATCGccaccttccacgaggacagagATGTACATCCGCCAGGCAGGACCTGGATCCTACAGGCAAGTCCTTCGGGAAGTCAGACACAAGGAGATTTACAAACTGATCGTCGACACGGATCCCGCGCACATGCAGCAATTTTTTCGAGCG ATACTACAGCTGCAGATGAACGATTACAGATACCACTACATGTTCACCACGTTC GACATCGAAACGTTCGATTTGGAGGATTTCAAGTATAACAGCGTGAACATGACTGCGTTTCGTCTGGTGGACCTCGAGGAACCAAAGGTGGCGGAAGTTCTCCGACAGATGGAACGCTTCCAGGTCGGCTTCCAGCCGATTGGCCACGCGATCCTCAACAAAACCGGAGTTATCCAG GCAGAACCAGCTTTGGTGTACGACAGCGTGCAGGTTTTCGCGCACGGTTTGGCGGCATTGGACCGCAGCCATGAGCTGAGGCTCGCTAATTTATCGTGCGAGAAAGAGAAACCATGGGACGACGGTCTTTCTCTCTACAACTACATTAACGCC GCAGGCTTACACGGGCTAACCGGACATATCGAGTTCAACGAAGGAAAGCGGAACAATTTCAAGCTGGACTTgctgaaattgaaaaaagaagagcTAGTGAAGGTGGGAGAATGGAAGCCTGGTTCCGGAGTGAACGTGACTGACGTTGGGGCTTTTTATGAGACAACCGCCACTAATATTACCCTGGTCGTTATGACGAGAGAG GAAAAACCTTACGTGATGGTGAAGGAGGACAAGAATCTGACCGGAAACGCGAGATTCGAAGGGTTTTGCATCGATTTGCTCAAGTGGATCGCTGGTCAAGTCGGGTTCCAATACGCCATAAGAGTGGTACCCGATCACATGTATGGCGTTTACGACCCGGAAACCAAAGAATGGAACGGAATCGTCCGGGAACTGATGGAGAAG AGAGCGGACCTGGCTGTCGCATCCATGACGATAAACTATGCACGAGAAAGCGTGATTGATTTCACCAAACCGTTTATGAATCTCGGTATCGGGATTCTGTTTAAG GTGCCCTCCAGCCAACCAACGCGTTTGTTCTCCTTCATGAACCCGTTGGCCGTCGAGATCTGGTTATACGTGCTGGCCGCGTATATGCTGGTAAGCTTCACCCTGTTCGTCATGGCACGATTCAGCCCGTACGAGTGGAACAATCCGCACCCATGCCTCGCGGAAAGCGACGTGGTCGAGAACCAGTTCAACGTCAGCAACAGCTTTTGGTTTATCACTGGCACGTTCCTCAGACAGGGCAGTGGGCTCAACCCCAAG GCAACTAGCACGAGAATCGTGGGCGGAATCTGGTGGTTCTTCACCCTGATCATCATCTCCTCTTACACGGCGAATTTAGCGGCTTTCTTAACAGTGGAGAGGATGATAACGCCGATCGAAAACGCGGCCGATCTTGCTGAGCAAACCGAGATCGCTTACGGCACTTTGGAGGGTGGCAGTACGATGACCTTTTTCAGA GATTCGAAAATCGGCATATACCAGAAGATGTGGAGGTTCATGGAGTCGAAATCACCCTCGGTGTTCGTGAAGAGCTACGAGGACGGGGTGAAAAGAGTATTAGAGGGTGACTACGCATTTCTGATGGAGTCTACCATGCTCGATTATGCGGTGCAACGAGACTGCAATCTCACACAAATCGGTGGTCTGTTGGATAGCAAAGGATACGGGATCGCCACGCCAAAAG GTTCACCCTGGAGGGATAAAATATCTCTGGCGATTCTGGAGCTACAAGAGAAGGGGGTGATACAGATCCTGTACGATAAGTGGTGGAAGAACACCGGGGACGTGTGCAACCGAGACGAGAAGAGCAAGGAGAGTAAAGCTAACGCGTTGGGCGTCGAAAATATCG GTGGTGTCTTTGTCGTGCTTCTATGCGGCCTGGCGTTAGCGATCCTCGTGGCGATCCTCGAGTTCTGCTGGAACTCGAAGAGAAACACCCAATCGGATCGG TCGCTATGCGCCGAGATGGCCTCGGAATTGCGGTTTGCCGTGCGCTGCGGCTCCAGGCAGAGACCAGCGGCGAAAACGCGCAATTCCGATGCCGCGGTGCCCTGCGGTCGTTGCAGTCCACGTGCCAGCAGAAGAAGGACGCGATATTGTTCGACCGGCCACGAAGAGACCACCTACATACCGAGCATCGAGATACCACGGTTAAATGGT CAGGAGGGTGGTGCGTTGTCGATGACGGAGATGAAGAAATCATTGAGCTTCGATCAAGTGGGAGCGGGCCGTGGCGGGAACACCTAG
- the LOC114876731 gene encoding glutamate receptor ionotropic, kainate 2 isoform X2, which produces MALLFAIIVILVTTVMSLPPVIRIGAIFTEDQKDSPSELAFKYAIYKINKDKTLLANTTLVYDIQYVPKDDSFRTSKKACKQLSRSVQGIFGPSDPLLGAHIQSICEALDVPHLEARVDFEPTFKEFSINLYPSQDHLNKAFKDLMSFLNWTRVAIIYEEDYGLFKLQDLVKSPPSTRTEMYIRQAGPGSYRQVLREVRHKEIYKLIVDTDPAHMQQFFRAILQLQMNDYRYHYMFTTFDIETFDLEDFKYNSVNMTAFRLVDLEEPKVAEVLRQMERFQVGFQPIGHAILNKTGVIQAEPALVYDSVQVFAHGLAALDRSHELRLANLSCEKEKPWDDGLSLYNYINAAGLHGLTGHIEFNEGKRNNFKLDLLKLKKEELVKVGEWKPGSGVNVTDVGAFYETTATNITLVVMTREEKPYVMVKEDKNLTGNARFEGFCIDLLKWIAGQVGFQYAIRVVPDHMYGVYDPETKEWNGIVRELMEKRADLAVASMTINYARESVIDFTKPFMNLGIGILFKVPSSQPTRLFSFMNPLAVEIWLYVLAAYMLVSFTLFVMARFSPYEWNNPHPCLAESDVVENQFNVSNSFWFITGTFLRQGSGLNPKATSTRIVGGIWWFFTLIIISSYTANLAAFLTVERMITPIENAADLAEQTEIAYGTLEGGSTMTFFRDSKIGIYQKMWRFMESKSPSVFVKSYEDGVKRVLEGDYAFLMESTMLDYAVQRDCNLTQIGGLLDSKGYGIATPKGSPWRDKISLAILELQEKGVIQILYDKWWKNTGDVCNRDEKSKESKANALGVENIGGVFVVLLCGLALAILVAILEFCWNSKRNTQSDRQEGGALSMTEMKKSLSFDQVGAGRGGNT; this is translated from the exons CTTGCAAGCAGCTGTCCAGATCGGTCCAAGGGATCTTCGGCCCGTCTGATCCTCTTCTGGGCGCTCACATACAAAGTATATGCGAAGCTCTGGACGTGCCGCACTTAGAAGCCAGGGTCGACTTCGAGCCGACGTTCAAGGAGTTCAGTATAAACCTCTATCCCTCGCAGGACCACTTGAATAAAGCTTTCAAGGATCTGATGTCCTTCTTAAACTGGACCCGAGTGGCAATTATCTACGAGGAGGATTACG GATTATTTAAGCTGCAGGATCTCGTTAAATCGccaccttccacgaggacagagATGTACATCCGCCAGGCAGGACCTGGATCCTACAGGCAAGTCCTTCGGGAAGTCAGACACAAGGAGATTTACAAACTGATCGTCGACACGGATCCCGCGCACATGCAGCAATTTTTTCGAGCG ATACTACAGCTGCAGATGAACGATTACAGATACCACTACATGTTCACCACGTTC GACATCGAAACGTTCGATTTGGAGGATTTCAAGTATAACAGCGTGAACATGACTGCGTTTCGTCTGGTGGACCTCGAGGAACCAAAGGTGGCGGAAGTTCTCCGACAGATGGAACGCTTCCAGGTCGGCTTCCAGCCGATTGGCCACGCGATCCTCAACAAAACCGGAGTTATCCAG GCAGAACCAGCTTTGGTGTACGACAGCGTGCAGGTTTTCGCGCACGGTTTGGCGGCATTGGACCGCAGCCATGAGCTGAGGCTCGCTAATTTATCGTGCGAGAAAGAGAAACCATGGGACGACGGTCTTTCTCTCTACAACTACATTAACGCC GCAGGCTTACACGGGCTAACCGGACATATCGAGTTCAACGAAGGAAAGCGGAACAATTTCAAGCTGGACTTgctgaaattgaaaaaagaagagcTAGTGAAGGTGGGAGAATGGAAGCCTGGTTCCGGAGTGAACGTGACTGACGTTGGGGCTTTTTATGAGACAACCGCCACTAATATTACCCTGGTCGTTATGACGAGAGAG GAAAAACCTTACGTGATGGTGAAGGAGGACAAGAATCTGACCGGAAACGCGAGATTCGAAGGGTTTTGCATCGATTTGCTCAAGTGGATCGCTGGTCAAGTCGGGTTCCAATACGCCATAAGAGTGGTACCCGATCACATGTATGGCGTTTACGACCCGGAAACCAAAGAATGGAACGGAATCGTCCGGGAACTGATGGAGAAG AGAGCGGACCTGGCTGTCGCATCCATGACGATAAACTATGCACGAGAAAGCGTGATTGATTTCACCAAACCGTTTATGAATCTCGGTATCGGGATTCTGTTTAAG GTGCCCTCCAGCCAACCAACGCGTTTGTTCTCCTTCATGAACCCGTTGGCCGTCGAGATCTGGTTATACGTGCTGGCCGCGTATATGCTGGTAAGCTTCACCCTGTTCGTCATGGCACGATTCAGCCCGTACGAGTGGAACAATCCGCACCCATGCCTCGCGGAAAGCGACGTGGTCGAGAACCAGTTCAACGTCAGCAACAGCTTTTGGTTTATCACTGGCACGTTCCTCAGACAGGGCAGTGGGCTCAACCCCAAG GCAACTAGCACGAGAATCGTGGGCGGAATCTGGTGGTTCTTCACCCTGATCATCATCTCCTCTTACACGGCGAATTTAGCGGCTTTCTTAACAGTGGAGAGGATGATAACGCCGATCGAAAACGCGGCCGATCTTGCTGAGCAAACCGAGATCGCTTACGGCACTTTGGAGGGTGGCAGTACGATGACCTTTTTCAGA GATTCGAAAATCGGCATATACCAGAAGATGTGGAGGTTCATGGAGTCGAAATCACCCTCGGTGTTCGTGAAGAGCTACGAGGACGGGGTGAAAAGAGTATTAGAGGGTGACTACGCATTTCTGATGGAGTCTACCATGCTCGATTATGCGGTGCAACGAGACTGCAATCTCACACAAATCGGTGGTCTGTTGGATAGCAAAGGATACGGGATCGCCACGCCAAAAG GTTCACCCTGGAGGGATAAAATATCTCTGGCGATTCTGGAGCTACAAGAGAAGGGGGTGATACAGATCCTGTACGATAAGTGGTGGAAGAACACCGGGGACGTGTGCAACCGAGACGAGAAGAGCAAGGAGAGTAAAGCTAACGCGTTGGGCGTCGAAAATATCG GTGGTGTCTTTGTCGTGCTTCTATGCGGCCTGGCGTTAGCGATCCTCGTGGCGATCCTCGAGTTCTGCTGGAACTCGAAGAGAAACACCCAATCGGATCGG CAGGAGGGTGGTGCGTTGTCGATGACGGAGATGAAGAAATCATTGAGCTTCGATCAAGTGGGAGCGGGCCGTGGCGGGAACACCTAG